The following are encoded in a window of Oncorhynchus nerka isolate Pitt River unplaced genomic scaffold, Oner_Uvic_2.0 unplaced_scaffold_1378, whole genome shotgun sequence genomic DNA:
- the LOC135568847 gene encoding probable type III restriction-modification enzyme HindVI Mod subunit codes for SVSQSVNQSVSQSISSVSQSTNQLISQSANQSVINFKELRYVIKTLCLAAFNRDRLT; via the exons tcagtcagtcagtcagtcaatcagtcagtcagtcaatcaatcagt tcagtcagtcaatcaaccaatcagttaatcagtcagtcagccaatcagtcagtca TCAACTTCAAAGAGCTTCGCTATGTAATTAAAACTCTGTGTCTAGCAGCCTTCAATAGAGACCGACTGACTTGA